In the Candidatus Lernaella stagnicola genome, one interval contains:
- a CDS encoding IPT/TIG domain-containing protein: MHTKWFWLLAALAALSLLVNVVACDSGDDDDDSGDAGDDDDDDEFVVLSVQPGTGPVAGGTPVIVYGRAFEDGCKLYFGDSEADSVTFSSSTELSANTPPSPAGGNGAVTVKVENPGGEFAELENGFYYGEPGVEIDWCAIRWPEATQTAPGVPSEPIYGHVFVEGCTEEQGSACESITMQVGHGEEGIDPSVDESLFTWTDAAYNPDFAPIEGDESYNNDEFMATITEDEEGVYKYAYRVSGDGGATWTYCDWGVGTDDGFSPSTMGTLTVAEVQYTIGWCVLQYPPSTQTEPGTATEGIYGRVFVEGCTDGDQFCSGVLAQVGWGDRGADPSASPGDYEWTNASYNNDHVEDNNDEYQTPIVEDTEGNYAYAYRFSGDGGASWVYCDLDGSSNGFQTDQMGALTVGEQELEVGWCNLHWPAETTTILGNPTENIYGRVYVADETGTGTPSGSITGQAGFGPQDTDPSGYPGAYTWEAAAFNISDGNNDEYAVQMDPDTLGDYAYAYRFSVDGGSSWTYCDLNGSSDGVSTDQLGTLHVVEQIVAPIGWCNLQYPSETTTVVGVATELIYGQVFVDGYTGTGEDSGIVQAQLGYATQGSNPTTNPGDFDWSPAAFNVSVDNNDEYATSITPGAAGTYGYAYRFSTDGGLTWEYCDLDGGLTGDFTLAQMGALFVNDSR; encoded by the coding sequence ATGCACACAAAATGGTTTTGGTTGCTGGCTGCCCTCGCGGCGCTCAGTCTCTTGGTAAATGTCGTGGCCTGTGACAGCGGCGATGACGACGACGACAGCGGCGACGCGGGCGATGACGATGACGACGACGAATTCGTCGTGCTGTCCGTACAGCCCGGCACCGGTCCGGTCGCGGGCGGTACGCCGGTCATTGTTTACGGACGCGCCTTCGAGGACGGCTGCAAGCTCTACTTCGGCGACAGCGAAGCCGACTCGGTCACCTTCAGCAGCAGCACCGAACTGTCGGCCAACACGCCTCCCTCGCCCGCCGGCGGCAACGGCGCGGTAACGGTGAAGGTCGAAAACCCCGGGGGCGAATTCGCCGAGTTGGAAAACGGTTTCTACTACGGCGAGCCGGGCGTGGAGATCGACTGGTGCGCCATCCGCTGGCCGGAAGCCACGCAAACCGCGCCGGGCGTACCCAGCGAGCCGATTTACGGCCATGTGTTCGTGGAGGGTTGCACCGAAGAACAGGGTTCGGCGTGCGAGTCGATCACCATGCAGGTCGGCCACGGCGAGGAGGGCATCGATCCTTCGGTGGATGAGTCCTTGTTCACCTGGACCGACGCCGCGTACAACCCCGATTTCGCGCCCATCGAGGGCGACGAGAGCTACAACAACGACGAGTTCATGGCCACGATCACCGAAGATGAAGAGGGCGTTTACAAATACGCCTACCGCGTTTCGGGCGACGGCGGCGCGACGTGGACGTACTGCGATTGGGGCGTGGGCACCGACGACGGCTTCAGCCCCTCGACCATGGGCACGCTGACGGTTGCGGAAGTGCAGTACACCATCGGCTGGTGCGTGCTGCAGTATCCGCCCTCGACGCAAACCGAACCGGGCACGGCGACCGAAGGCATTTACGGGCGCGTCTTTGTGGAAGGCTGCACGGACGGCGATCAGTTCTGCAGCGGCGTCTTGGCGCAGGTCGGCTGGGGCGATCGCGGCGCCGACCCCTCGGCAAGCCCGGGCGATTACGAGTGGACCAACGCGTCGTACAACAACGATCACGTCGAGGACAACAACGACGAATACCAAACGCCCATCGTGGAGGACACCGAAGGGAATTACGCCTACGCCTACCGTTTCTCCGGTGACGGCGGCGCCAGTTGGGTGTATTGCGATCTCGACGGCTCCAGTAACGGCTTCCAGACCGACCAAATGGGCGCGCTGACCGTCGGCGAGCAGGAATTGGAGGTCGGCTGGTGCAATCTTCACTGGCCGGCGGAAACCACGACGATTCTGGGCAACCCGACCGAAAACATTTACGGTCGCGTGTACGTCGCCGATGAAACCGGCACCGGCACGCCTTCGGGCTCGATCACCGGCCAGGCGGGCTTCGGGCCGCAGGACACGGACCCCAGCGGCTATCCCGGCGCTTATACGTGGGAAGCGGCCGCCTTCAACATTTCCGACGGCAACAACGACGAGTATGCGGTGCAAATGGACCCCGACACGCTCGGAGACTACGCCTACGCCTACCGTTTCTCGGTCGACGGCGGTTCGAGCTGGACCTACTGCGACCTCAACGGCAGCAGCGACGGCGTCAGCACCGATCAGCTTGGCACGTTGCATGTGGTCGAGCAGATCGTCGCGCCCATCGGCTGGTGCAACCTGCAGTATCCGAGCGAGACGACCACGGTCGTCGGCGTGGCCACAGAACTGATTTACGGCCAGGTTTTCGTAGACGGTTACACGGGCACGGGCGAGGATTCGGGGATCGTGCAGGCGCAACTCGGCTATGCGACGCAGGGCAGCAATCCGACGACCAACCCGGGCGACTTCGATTGGTCACCCGCCGCGTTCAACGTGTCGGTCGACAACAACGACGAGTATGCCACGTCGATCACGCCTGGAGCCGCCGGCACCTACGGCTACGCCTACCGCTTCTCGACCGACGGCGGCCTGACGTGGGAATACTGCGACCTGGATGGGGGACTGACCGGCGACTTCACCCTCGCCCAAATGGGCGCGCTGTTTGTTAACGATAGCCGGTAG
- a CDS encoding glutamine--tRNA ligase/YqeY domain fusion protein: MAEDKTKTIAPSNFIKEIVDGELTAGKHEAVVSRFPPEPNGYLHIGHAKSICLNFGLAAQYGGRCHLRFDDTNPSTEETEYVESIKEDIHWLGFDWAEHEYYASDYFEQLYQWAELLIGKGLAYVDDLAEDEAREYRGNFFNKGKNSPFRDRTPEENLDLFRRMRAGEFPDGSRTLRAKIDMTHPNMNMRDPIMYRIKRAHHHRTGDDWLIYPMYDYAHGQSDAIENITHSVCTLEFEDHRPLYDWFLEAIGVEKPPRQIEFARLNLSYTVVSKRKLLQLVRENIVDGWDDPRMPTIAGIRRRGYPAESIRRFSERVGVAKADSTIDVALLEHTVRDVLNESSPRVMAVLRPLKVTITNFPEDEVMEIDAPYMPEDFSRGSRNVPFTREIFVEQDDFREDPPKKWYRLTPGGEVRLRYACIIRCEEVVKDDEGRVVELKCTWDPNSKGGNPADGRKIRGTLHWVSARFGVPAQVRLYDRLFVDENPDDAAEGGSFLDNVNPDSLEIVDGAIIEPSLSEAAPGDRVQFERLGYFCVDTKLTTPDRLVFNRTVTLRDTWAKIEKKQGGDKGAKKAKAKADRKSADGVAAVAPEIEFDAFAKLDLRVGVVREASRVEGADRLLRLLVDIGEEKPRQIIAGIRPSYPEPAELVGKQVMVVANLKPRQMKFGLSEGMILSGGRGKSFRVVTFDGELKPGDKVS; encoded by the coding sequence ATGGCTGAGGACAAAACGAAAACGATCGCGCCGTCGAATTTCATCAAAGAAATCGTTGACGGGGAATTGACCGCCGGGAAACACGAGGCCGTGGTCAGCCGATTTCCACCGGAACCCAATGGCTACTTGCACATCGGCCACGCCAAGTCGATTTGCCTGAATTTCGGCCTCGCCGCGCAATACGGCGGCCGCTGTCATCTGCGTTTTGACGACACCAACCCCTCGACGGAAGAAACCGAGTACGTCGAGTCAATCAAGGAAGATATCCACTGGCTGGGCTTTGATTGGGCTGAACACGAATACTATGCCTCGGACTATTTCGAGCAGCTCTACCAGTGGGCGGAATTGCTCATCGGGAAGGGCTTGGCCTACGTGGACGATCTCGCCGAAGACGAAGCGCGCGAGTACCGCGGCAATTTCTTCAACAAAGGGAAAAACAGCCCCTTCCGCGACCGCACGCCGGAGGAGAACCTCGACCTGTTCCGCCGCATGCGGGCCGGTGAGTTTCCCGACGGCAGCCGGACGCTGCGCGCTAAGATCGACATGACTCATCCCAACATGAACATGCGCGATCCGATCATGTACCGCATCAAGCGCGCGCATCACCACCGCACCGGCGACGATTGGCTGATCTACCCGATGTACGACTACGCCCACGGGCAGTCGGACGCCATCGAGAACATTACGCATTCGGTGTGCACGCTCGAATTCGAAGACCATCGCCCTCTGTACGACTGGTTCCTCGAAGCTATCGGCGTGGAAAAACCGCCGCGGCAAATCGAATTCGCGCGGCTGAACCTTTCCTACACCGTCGTGAGCAAGCGCAAGCTGCTGCAACTCGTGCGGGAAAACATCGTCGACGGTTGGGACGATCCGCGCATGCCGACTATCGCAGGCATTCGACGACGCGGCTATCCGGCCGAATCGATTCGCCGTTTCAGCGAGCGCGTCGGCGTGGCCAAAGCCGACAGCACCATCGATGTAGCCCTGCTGGAGCACACCGTGCGCGACGTGCTCAACGAAAGCTCGCCGCGCGTCATGGCCGTGCTCCGTCCGCTGAAGGTGACGATCACCAATTTCCCGGAAGACGAGGTTATGGAGATCGACGCCCCCTACATGCCCGAGGATTTCAGCCGCGGTTCGCGAAACGTGCCTTTTACGCGAGAGATTTTCGTCGAGCAGGACGACTTCCGCGAAGATCCGCCGAAAAAATGGTACCGCCTCACGCCCGGCGGCGAGGTGCGGCTACGCTACGCCTGCATCATCCGCTGCGAGGAAGTCGTCAAGGACGATGAGGGTCGGGTCGTGGAGTTGAAGTGCACATGGGACCCGAACTCAAAAGGCGGCAACCCGGCCGACGGCCGCAAAATTCGCGGCACGCTGCACTGGGTGTCGGCGCGCTTCGGCGTTCCGGCGCAGGTGCGCTTGTACGACCGGCTGTTTGTCGACGAGAACCCCGACGATGCGGCCGAGGGCGGCAGCTTCCTGGACAACGTCAATCCGGATTCGCTGGAGATCGTCGACGGCGCGATCATCGAGCCCAGCCTGAGCGAAGCCGCGCCCGGCGATCGCGTGCAGTTTGAGCGGCTCGGCTATTTCTGCGTGGATACCAAGCTCACGACGCCGGACCGGCTGGTGTTCAACCGCACGGTCACGCTGCGCGACACCTGGGCGAAGATCGAGAAAAAGCAGGGCGGCGACAAGGGTGCGAAGAAGGCGAAGGCCAAGGCGGATCGCAAGTCGGCCGACGGTGTGGCGGCCGTGGCGCCCGAGATCGAATTCGACGCCTTTGCGAAACTGGACCTGAGGGTGGGCGTCGTACGAGAAGCCTCGCGGGTCGAGGGAGCCGACAGACTCTTGCGCTTGCTGGTTGACATAGGCGAAGAGAAGCCGCGGCAGATTATCGCGGGCATTCGCCCCTCGTATCCCGAGCCGGCGGAGTTGGTCGGCAAGCAAGTGATGGTCGTGGCGAACTTGAAACCGCGTCAGATGAAGTTCGGCTTGTCCGAAGGCATGATTCTCTCGGGTGGGCGCGGCAAGAGCTTCCGCGTCGTCACCTTTGACGGCGAATTGAAGCCCGGCGACAAGGTTAGCTGA
- a CDS encoding PAS domain S-box protein, whose translation MSWTIPAIIATLIGTLMLAIVYFLIYVRERQRYLGIWTISWGLYGVRFLFTLLMDFGYEYRALLAAEHIAALLSGAFLLWGTLLFINVRRVSWIAVAAVLDIIWIVGAMYLQKSFVTLALPTYLFLGVAYIITGVALLRDTSTRVTGRVILGVSFILWGLHKTDYPFLRLVEYLAPWGFILGATLQMAVALGLLLVFFDRARQQVIESEARYRAVFENASCGIAVRDLSGRYLYCNEYWHKLTGYRADELRGIQEAHITHPDDVEAAQDYFDRLRRGKIPHYRMQKRLIRKDRRELWCDCSANPIRNELGRVVSLCDVIVDITAIQQTREELERSRARLRTIIDSSNDCLLILGGKDEFEIVDVNPATLDTFGYTREQLLGRAVHTLQSPGAFADLKSDLETAISVDGFWRGTWTMLAADGRQLVMETTVSPMRKDPVIAQRWVAVMRDVSEQRREHEILEKYQLLARHSRDAILFVDAHTGVIREVNAAAVSTYGFMREQFLEMNYRDLRRDGGEEAALRDESVREGLRYEALHHRADDTFFPVEISALEARIGEDRLLLLVVRDITEQKRAEQKLRQEQLKNQALVDVIDRSPAVAITWRGTERWPVEFVTDNVRQFGYSPAQLTRGRPGLPDIIHPDDVKWVVRHLEEAATGGTPHVELELRIIARDDSIHWLDMRVWIDPKRIDAAPLYHGVMLDITGRKRAELTVQTSEARFRTMLQNVELVAITLDTEGKVTFANDYLLRLTGWQREDIVGQNWFESPMRPGPQAREVFERSVRTGGIPAHVEHDIHSKDGECRHIRWNNTFLRAGDGQIIGTAAIGEDVTEHRRAVEMQSRLAAIVQSSTDAIIGNAPDGLITSWNRSAERMFGYTADEITGQSIAVLVPEERGPELQWILDKIQHRESIVNHETQRLTKYGKLIDVALTISPISDGHGHLIGASIIVRDLTGHRRQQRERDTLEAQLRQSQKMEAVGRLAGGVAHDFNNILTGITGYADMILRRLDQNDSVFEDVQQIRHASERAAALTKQLLAFSRKQLISPEILQISTVVENAHRMLERVIGEDLQLELQTRSDLYYIKADPGQIDQVLLNLVVNSRDALPEGGRIVIETVNATVDEEFCAEHTFAKPGEYVKLVVRDNGTGMDETTLEHIFEPFFTTKERGKGTGLGLATVFGIVKQNNGFVLVDSDIDVGTTVRIYLPAVEKKPDDVTSFEPIPPSKGGETVLLVEDEEMLRTLVKKILELNGYRVLVADTGADALALATKNADGLDLLLTDVIMPGMNGKELYERITEFRPDLRVLFMSGYTAEVIARHGVLEEGVAFIEKPFNVDDLAKKVREVLDTVARPDRFATEEEAPVS comes from the coding sequence ATGAGTTGGACCATACCGGCGATCATCGCAACGTTAATCGGCACCTTAATGTTGGCGATCGTGTATTTCCTCATCTACGTGCGGGAACGCCAGCGATATCTGGGCATCTGGACGATTAGTTGGGGCTTGTACGGCGTCCGTTTCCTTTTCACCCTCTTGATGGACTTCGGTTACGAATATCGCGCCCTACTCGCCGCCGAACACATTGCCGCGCTGCTAAGCGGCGCGTTTCTGCTGTGGGGAACGTTGCTGTTCATCAACGTTCGCCGCGTTTCCTGGATCGCCGTCGCCGCGGTGTTAGACATAATCTGGATTGTCGGCGCGATGTACCTGCAGAAATCCTTCGTCACGCTTGCCCTGCCCACATACCTTTTCCTCGGTGTTGCCTACATCATCACCGGCGTCGCGTTGCTGCGCGACACGTCCACGCGCGTGACCGGGCGGGTGATCTTAGGCGTGAGTTTCATCCTCTGGGGCCTGCATAAAACCGATTACCCGTTCTTGCGCTTGGTGGAATATCTGGCGCCTTGGGGTTTCATTCTGGGCGCGACGCTGCAAATGGCCGTCGCGCTGGGATTGCTGTTGGTCTTTTTTGATCGCGCGCGACAACAGGTGATTGAAAGCGAAGCGCGCTATCGCGCCGTTTTTGAGAACGCCAGTTGCGGCATCGCGGTGCGCGATTTGTCCGGTCGTTACCTCTATTGCAACGAATACTGGCATAAGTTGACCGGCTATCGCGCCGATGAACTGCGTGGAATCCAAGAAGCGCATATCACCCATCCCGACGATGTCGAGGCCGCGCAGGACTATTTCGATCGCTTGCGTCGCGGCAAGATTCCGCATTACCGCATGCAAAAACGTCTGATTCGCAAAGATCGGCGTGAACTGTGGTGCGATTGTTCGGCCAATCCGATTCGCAACGAGTTGGGGCGGGTTGTTTCGCTCTGCGACGTCATCGTGGACATCACCGCCATCCAACAGACGCGGGAAGAACTCGAGCGCAGCCGCGCGCGCTTGCGGACGATTATCGACAGCTCCAACGATTGCCTTTTGATTCTCGGCGGCAAGGACGAATTCGAAATCGTCGACGTCAATCCAGCCACGCTCGACACCTTCGGCTACACCCGCGAGCAGTTACTCGGCCGTGCCGTCCACACGCTGCAGAGCCCTGGCGCATTCGCCGACCTTAAAAGCGACCTCGAAACGGCAATTAGCGTCGACGGCTTTTGGCGCGGGACGTGGACCATGCTCGCCGCCGACGGCCGACAACTCGTTATGGAAACCACCGTTTCGCCCATGCGTAAGGACCCGGTGATCGCACAGCGATGGGTCGCGGTGATGCGCGACGTTTCCGAACAGCGCCGCGAGCATGAAATCCTCGAAAAGTACCAGCTTCTCGCCCGGCACAGCCGCGACGCCATTTTGTTCGTCGACGCCCACACCGGCGTGATTCGGGAAGTGAACGCCGCGGCGGTATCCACCTACGGGTTTATGCGCGAACAATTCCTCGAGATGAACTACCGCGATTTGCGGCGCGACGGCGGCGAAGAAGCTGCACTGCGCGACGAGTCGGTACGCGAGGGCTTGCGGTACGAGGCCCTCCATCACCGCGCCGACGACACGTTCTTCCCGGTCGAAATCAGCGCGCTGGAAGCCCGGATCGGCGAGGATCGTTTATTGCTGCTGGTCGTGCGCGACATCACCGAGCAAAAACGCGCCGAACAAAAGTTACGCCAGGAGCAACTGAAAAACCAAGCGTTAGTGGACGTTATCGACCGCAGCCCCGCCGTGGCGATCACGTGGCGCGGCACGGAGCGCTGGCCGGTGGAGTTCGTCACGGACAACGTGCGGCAGTTCGGTTATTCGCCCGCCCAGTTGACCCGCGGCCGCCCCGGTTTGCCCGACATCATCCATCCCGACGACGTCAAATGGGTTGTGCGCCATTTGGAGGAGGCCGCCACGGGCGGCACGCCGCATGTCGAACTAGAGTTGCGTATCATCGCCCGCGACGATTCCATCCACTGGTTGGATATGCGCGTGTGGATCGACCCCAAGCGGATCGACGCCGCACCGCTGTATCACGGCGTCATGCTCGACATCACCGGACGCAAGCGCGCCGAACTGACCGTGCAAACCAGCGAAGCCCGATTCCGCACGATGCTGCAGAATGTCGAACTGGTCGCGATTACCCTCGATACCGAGGGGAAAGTGACCTTCGCCAACGACTACCTGCTGCGTCTTACCGGCTGGCAGCGCGAAGACATCGTGGGCCAAAACTGGTTTGAAAGCCCGATGCGCCCCGGTCCGCAGGCGCGCGAGGTTTTCGAGCGTTCGGTTCGCACCGGCGGCATTCCCGCACACGTCGAGCACGATATTCACAGCAAGGACGGCGAGTGCCGGCATATCCGTTGGAACAACACCTTTCTGCGGGCGGGTGACGGGCAAATCATCGGCACGGCCGCGATCGGCGAGGACGTCACCGAGCATCGGCGCGCCGTCGAAATGCAGTCTCGACTGGCTGCCATCGTGCAATCCTCGACCGACGCGATCATCGGCAACGCACCGGACGGCTTGATCACCAGTTGGAACCGCAGCGCCGAGAGAATGTTCGGGTACACCGCGGATGAAATCACGGGGCAGTCGATCGCCGTCCTCGTCCCCGAAGAACGCGGTCCGGAACTGCAGTGGATCCTCGACAAAATCCAGCACCGCGAGAGCATCGTCAATCACGAAACGCAGCGCCTCACCAAGTACGGCAAACTGATCGACGTCGCCTTGACCATCTCGCCGATTTCCGACGGCCACGGCCACTTGATCGGCGCCTCCATCATCGTTCGCGACCTGACCGGCCACCGCCGGCAACAGCGGGAACGCGACACCCTCGAAGCGCAATTGCGCCAATCGCAAAAGATGGAAGCCGTAGGCCGGTTGGCCGGCGGCGTTGCGCATGACTTCAACAATATTCTGACCGGCATCACCGGCTATGCCGATATGATCCTGCGGCGTCTGGACCAAAACGATTCGGTCTTTGAAGACGTCCAGCAAATACGCCACGCATCCGAACGCGCCGCCGCGTTGACCAAGCAGTTGCTCGCGTTCAGCCGCAAACAGTTGATCTCGCCGGAAATCCTACAGATCAGCACGGTGGTTGAAAACGCTCACCGCATGCTCGAGCGCGTCATCGGCGAAGACCTGCAACTCGAATTGCAGACGCGGAGCGACCTGTACTACATCAAGGCCGACCCGGGGCAGATCGACCAGGTGCTGCTCAACCTCGTTGTCAATTCCCGCGACGCCCTCCCGGAAGGCGGTCGCATCGTAATCGAAACCGTCAACGCCACCGTCGACGAGGAATTCTGCGCCGAACACACCTTCGCCAAACCCGGCGAATACGTGAAGCTCGTGGTGCGCGACAACGGCACCGGCATGGACGAAACGACCCTCGAACACATTTTCGAACCCTTCTTCACCACAAAAGAACGCGGCAAAGGCACCGGCCTGGGGTTGGCGACCGTGTTCGGCATCGTGAAACAGAACAACGGATTCGTCCTTGTCGACTCGGATATCGACGTCGGCACGACGGTGCGCATTTATCTGCCCGCCGTCGAAAAAAAGCCGGACGATGTAACAAGCTTCGAGCCGATACCGCCGAGCAAGGGCGGTGAGACGGTGCTGCTGGTCGAAGATGAGGAAATGCTGCGCACCCTCGTCAAAAAGATTCTGGAACTCAACGGGTACCGCGTGCTGGTGGCCGACACCGGCGCCGACGCCCTCGCGCTGGCGACCAAGAACGCCGACGGCCTTGATCTGCTGCTGACCGACGTGATCATGCCGGGGATGAACGGCAAGGAGTTGTACGAACGCATTACGGAGTTCCGCCCCGACCTGCGCGTGCTGTTCATGTCGGGATACACGGCCGAAGTCATCGCCCGGCACGGCGTGCTCGAAGAAGGTGTCGCCTTCATCGAAAAGCCATTCAACGTGGATGACCTGGCCAAGAAAGTGCGCGAGGTGCTCGACACGGTCGCGCGGCCCGACCGTTTTGCCACCGAGGAAGAGGCGCCGGTCAGCTAA
- a CDS encoding lipocalin family protein produces MKAKINVSPRTASRSLFRSDRDFVTFALSGFLLIAIAFMAAGCGEAGDDDSEDTNMIQPIGTTVTSSTLDLSTTELAAANVDLLNLTREQLLVQATTFSPLTADGSTVATLDLDRYVGRWYEIATYEQVFQRGCTGTTATYTPRPDSTITVLNECYVGSLDGLYKKTQAYAKVVDKVTNARLKVFFVPLFGAPYWVIELDGRTGDQPYEWAVVGGPTDDFLWILSRTPQMNPDRLDLILETLVERGYDLEKLSFTPQATP; encoded by the coding sequence ATGAAAGCAAAAATCAACGTATCACCTCGGACCGCGTCCCGGTCGTTATTCCGCTCTGACAGGGATTTCGTCACGTTCGCCCTGTCCGGGTTTCTGCTGATCGCCATCGCATTTATGGCTGCCGGATGTGGCGAAGCTGGAGATGATGACTCGGAAGACACGAATATGATCCAACCCATCGGCACGACTGTGACCTCGTCAACGCTCGATCTTTCGACAACGGAATTGGCGGCGGCGAACGTCGATTTGCTGAATCTAACCAGGGAGCAACTTCTCGTGCAAGCAACAACCTTCTCTCCGCTGACGGCCGACGGATCTACGGTCGCCACGCTCGATCTGGATCGTTACGTGGGCCGTTGGTACGAAATCGCCACGTACGAGCAGGTGTTTCAACGCGGCTGCACCGGCACGACGGCGACGTACACGCCTCGCCCCGACAGCACGATCACCGTATTGAACGAATGCTACGTCGGGTCGTTGGACGGCCTTTACAAGAAGACGCAGGCCTACGCCAAGGTTGTCGACAAAGTCACCAATGCGCGGCTGAAGGTCTTCTTCGTCCCGCTATTCGGCGCGCCGTACTGGGTGATCGAACTCGACGGCCGCACCGGCGACCAGCCCTACGAATGGGCAGTTGTGGGCGGGCCGACCGACGATTTCCTTTGGATACTCAGCCGCACACCGCAGATGAATCCGGACCGACTCGACCTGATTCTCGAAACTTTAGTCGAGCGCGGATACGACCTGGAAAAACTGAGTTTTACGCCGCAGGCGACACCATGA
- a CDS encoding alpha/beta hydrolase, with protein sequence MRSRRATRAISTAVAAVLCIALLAGLVGCEDGKVKSWRALLTAQVSGFRFRANYSGFVRDVPYTPDATDLQKMDIIRTTGDEPAPVFVFVHGGYWKSGNRRLYPVLGKALHDQGIVTVLLDYRLYPEVTYPAFAYDVAAGLNWIHDHIAEYGGDPERIVVGGHSAGSHLVALMLLKDDLRALLSFAPTDLAGVVLLSGAYDLERDNLLDPKILLKVMGSEENLNAAQPIKHAKADIPPVLIVNAEGDQLTSEAQASRFAETLRSAGASVTYVKIPEGSHLSPIVDLIPGHEGPIRDEFFRFFRDVTRPPANP encoded by the coding sequence ATGCGAAGTAGGCGCGCCACGCGGGCGATATCCACGGCGGTCGCCGCCGTCCTCTGCATCGCCCTACTCGCCGGGTTGGTTGGCTGTGAAGACGGGAAAGTCAAAAGCTGGCGCGCATTGCTTACGGCGCAGGTCAGCGGCTTTCGTTTCCGCGCCAATTATTCCGGATTTGTGCGCGACGTGCCGTATACACCCGACGCGACCGACCTACAAAAAATGGATATCATCCGCACGACCGGTGACGAGCCCGCGCCGGTGTTCGTCTTCGTACACGGCGGTTACTGGAAATCCGGCAACCGGCGCTTGTATCCCGTTCTCGGCAAGGCGTTGCACGACCAGGGTATCGTCACGGTGCTGCTCGACTACCGCCTCTATCCCGAGGTCACCTACCCGGCCTTTGCCTACGATGTCGCGGCGGGGCTGAATTGGATACACGACCACATCGCCGAATACGGCGGTGACCCGGAGCGGATCGTGGTGGGCGGTCATTCGGCCGGCTCGCACCTTGTCGCCTTGATGCTTTTAAAAGACGACCTGCGCGCCCTCTTGAGCTTCGCGCCGACGGATTTGGCGGGCGTTGTTCTCCTTTCCGGAGCTTACGATTTAGAGCGCGACAATCTGTTGGACCCGAAAATCCTATTGAAGGTCATGGGGTCGGAAGAAAATCTGAATGCCGCTCAACCGATCAAGCACGCCAAAGCCGACATTCCGCCGGTGCTGATCGTCAACGCCGAAGGCGACCAGTTGACCAGCGAAGCGCAAGCCTCCCGTTTCGCCGAGACGCTCCGAAGCGCGGGCGCGTCGGTGACATACGTCAAAATCCCTGAAGGCAGCCACCTCTCGCCCATCGTGGACCTTATTCCCGGTCACGAGGGACCCATTCGCGACGAATTTTTTCGGTTTTTCCGAGACGTCACTCGTCCACCTGCAAACCCTTGA